From the Chloroflexota bacterium genome, the window CGACGCGCGCGCGCGCGATGGAGCACGCGCTCGAAGGACAATCGCTCGACGACGCGCGCATTCAGGACGCGGCGAAACTCGCGGCGGAAGGGCTGTCGCCACGCGGCGATTATCGCGGGAGCGTCGAATATCGCCGCGAGATGGCGCGTGTGCTCGCGTGCCGCGCGTTCCAAGACCTGGTACGTTCCGAGTAGAGGAGAAGCATTGCGAAGGTTTTGACGACAAATCAAATATGATTGCCGTTCAACCTGCGTAAGGTTTTTTCACCACCCAAAAACTTGACGCATACCCAAATCGCGATGACGCGTTGCGCGCACTTTCAAACTATGTTATAATCCCGTTCGAAAGCGAGGTTGGACTGTGGCATTTGTCCGCGATCTTGCCATTATTTTGTTAGCCGTCGAATCGTTGATCGTCGGCGTCGTGCTCATCGTGCTCGTGTGGGAAGTTCGCAATCTCGCGAAACTCTTGCGCGAAGAGATCAAGCCGATCCTGGAATCCGCCGACGAGACGGCGCGCACCGTGCGCGGTACGACGGTGTTCGTGAGTGAAAACCTGGTGAACCCGGTCGTGCGCGTATCTGGGTTCGCTTCGGGCGTGATGCAGGCGTTGCGTATCTTGATGCGACGCTGAGTCCAACGAACGCGCTCGCGGAGATCACATTTCCCGTACAGGGAGGAGGGAGTAGACCAATGTCGAACGACAGTCGAGGATGGGAATTTCTAACGGGCTTTTTGCTGGGCACGGTGGTTGGCGCGGCTGTGGCGTTACTGCTTGCCCCGCAGTCCGGTGAAGAAACGCGCGACCAAATTCGCGAGCGCAGTATCGAACTGCGCAGCCGCGCGACCGAGACGAGTGAACGCGCGCGGCAACGCGCCGAAATGCTCGCGAGCGAAGCGCAGGAACGCAGCCGCATCGTGCTCGAAGAGCAACGCACGCGTCTGCAACAGGCGATTGACGAGGGCAAGGAAGCCGCTGCGAAAAAGCGCGACGAGTTGATGGCGCGGCTCGAAGAAGAAAAAGCGAAACGCGCGCCCTCCGCACCGGCGTAAATCGCATGAATTTTGCAACGGGCAAACTGTGTCGCACGGTTTGTCCGTTTTTTTTGTTTTTCAAGAGGCAATGCTATAATCAGTGAGCAGTCAACAGTCAACAGTCGCCAGATTATTCACTGCTCACTGTTCACCGTTCACTGTTTAGTATTTACTGTTCACTGACTCACTGACTCACTGGAGGTCTCAATGCGAACACCGATCGTTGCCGGTAACTGGAAAATGAACAAGACGATCGCCGAGGCGCGCGAACTCGTCAACGCGATGCGCGATGAATTATCACGGCTTGCCGCGGATGGCAAAGTCGAAATCGTCCTATGCCCGCCGTTCATCGCGATTCCGGAGGTCGCGGCGCTCGTGAAAGGGACGCCGATTCGCACGGGCGCACAGAACTTGCATTGGAAAGCGAGCGGCGCGTACACCGGCGAAATCGCGCCGGCGATGTTGAACGAAGTGTGCGATTACGTGATCATCGGTCACTCGGAACGCCGCCAATTTTTTGGCGAAACCGATGAAAGCGTGAACGCCAAAGTCCAAGCCGCGCTCGCACATCATCTCAAGCCGATCGTATGCGTCGGCGAAAACCTCGCGCAGAACGAAGCGGGACAAACGCAAGCGGTTGTCGGCGCGCAGGTGCGCGCGGCATTCAAGGATATCGCGCGTGACGCCGCGGGCGGCATCGTCATCGCGTACGAACCGATCTGGGCGATTGGCACCGGCAAAGCCGCGAGCGGCGCGGGCGCGAACGCGATCATCGGCTTGACGATTCGCGGTACGCTCGCCGAGTTGTACGACGAAGCGACCGCGCAAGCGGTGCGCGTGCAGTACGGCGGCAGCGTCAACGCGAAAAATGTCGCCGAGTTTTTCGCGCAGCCGGACATTGACGGCGCGCTCGTCGGCGGCGCGAGTCTGGTCGCGGCAGATTTCATCACGATTTGCCGGGCGGCGCGTCCGTAGCGTATGTCCATCGTCGCGCTGATCGTCGTCCTCGTCTTGACGATTTTTCTGCAACAGTGGTTGCACCGCCACATCCAGGGTTTTGTTGTAATGTTGACCGGCAATTCCGGGTGGGCGATCAAACTACTGTTCTATTTGCTTTTGCCCGGCATTCTTTTGCACGAACTCAGTCACTATGTCGTCGCGAAAATTCTGTTGGTCAACACGAGCGGCATTCACCTCGGCGTCAAGCCGATGAAGAGCAAAGGCAATCAGATCAGTCTCGGTTCGGTGGTTATCGAACGCACCGATCCGTTGCGCGAAAGTTTGATCGGTATTGCGCCGTTCGTCGTCGGCATCGGCGCGATTTGGGCGATTGCCGGATGGGGCTTTGACGTGTGGCCCGAGACGGGCTTGACTGTGCCCCAGATGTTTTATCGCGTCGCGGATTACGCGTCCGATTGGACGACCTGGCTCGATCTCTATCTGATCTTTGCGGTGAGCACCGCGATGATTCCGAGCCAATCGGATCGCGAACCCTGGGGACCGGTCATCACCGTCCTGGGTTTGAGCGCGGTTGTGTTTGCGTTGCTGGGTTGGACGCCGCGTGTGCCGGCAGACCTGGTGCAGTTCGCGCGGCAAATGGTCAGCGGGCTGACGCTCGCGCTGGGCGTCGCGGTCGCAGTGAATGGCGTGGTCGCGTTTACGTTGTGGATACTCGAGCGCGTGGTGGAACGATTCAGCGGCAAGCGGATGGAATTTCGCGTGTCGCGGCGACGTTGAAATGAAACGGGGCAATCCAGCGATTGCCCCGTTTTTTTATTCGTCGTCGTCCCCGTCACTCGGCTCCACGCGTCCGACCTGGCGCACCTCTTGCGCGGTGAGCGTCGCATTCGTGCCATCGGCGAATTGTACGGTGACGCTTTCTTTCAACACACTGCGCGCAATCACGCGACCTTGCCCGCGTTCGCAATCAATTGTCGCGCCGAGGCGCGGCACTTTCCCTTTCGCTTCTTGATACGCGCCTTGCTCGAACGCGAGACAGCACATCGGTCTGCCGCAAATGCCGGCGGCGGCGTTCGGACCGAGCGGCAAGTCTTGATCTTTCGCCATCTTGATACTTGACTTTGGATAATCCGGCAAAAATTTTTCGCAGCACAATTCTTGCCCGCACGGCGCGAGTCCGCCGATCAAACGCGCGCGATCGCGGGGACCGATCTGCCACAACTCGACGCGCGCGGTGAACAAGGCGGCGAGGTCTTTGACAAGTCCGCGAAAATCCACGCGTCCTTCGGCGGTAAAATAAAATGTGATGTGACTGCCGTCAAAGTTGTACTCGGCGGAGAGCAGGCGCATGGGCAAGTGGTGCTTTTCGATCTGCGACTTGCATTGTGCGAGCGCCTCGTCTTCGTGCAGGCGCAATTGTTGCCACTGCGACAAATCGAGCGGGGTCGCGCGGCGCAGAATCGGACGCAGCGATGTGCCGGCTGGCGTATTCTTGATTTGTCCCGGCGTGGCGACGACGCGCGCGGCTTCGCGACACTTGTCGGTATCCACGATGACGAATTCGTTGATGCGCAAGTCTTGGTATCCGGTCGCGTCGTAATACATTATTTGCGGCTGACGTTTTACGCGCACGCCAGCGATTTGGAGTGTACTCATCTTCGTGCTCCTATGTGCGTGGTCAATTGCTTGACCGAGTGACTAGTTCAATTGATCGGCAGACTAAGCATCAACACTTCGAGCGCGAGCCGGGTGTTGACGTTTTGATGGATCTGACGCGTGGCAGCGCGCACGGCTTGCAACGCGCGTTGCGTTTGCTCTGGCGCGATGCGCGTCGCCGACTCGCGCAACGAGGGATCGCGATCAATGTTCGTCACGCGCGTATCGTCGCCGTTTTGGATCAACAAGACATCGCGCCACCAACCCAGCCATGCGTCGAGCATCTGCAACAGGTCGTCGCTCTTGGATAATTTGTCCGCGCGCGTAAAGCGTTCGGCGCGACCCTCGCGTAAAATCGTGTCGAGCGTATCGAGATGCGTGCGGCGCGTGTCGAGCAGTTTGCTGTCGGCGCTCGCGCGCACCGCCCAGCCCATGCGTCCGCCGGACAAGCGTGCGATTAAATGCGCGCGTTCGCGCACGATGTTCCAGCGCGCAACGAGCGCGTTCTCCACCTCATCACGCGCGAGCGGTCGCAACGCGAGCGTTTGGCAACGCGACACGATGGTCGGCAACAGGACGTGCGGGTCGCGCGCGGTCAGGATGATGCGCGTATGCTTGGGCGGTTCTTCGAGCGTTTTGAGGAACGCGTTTCCGGCTTCTTCGTTCGCTTCTTCAAAGCGGCGCAGAATGATGACGCGCCAGCGTCCTTCAAACGGCGCGCGTGCGATTTGATGTTGCAACACGCGAATCTGATCAATCTTTAAGGTGCGGCGTTCGATGTCGTTCGCGCGCGGCGGAGGCGGCGGGGTCTTGTCGTCGAACTTGAAGCCGACCGGCACGCCCTCGATGATTTGCACATCGGGATGACGGTCGCGCGCGATCTTGATGCACGCCGGGCATTGACCGCACGGACGATTCGCGCCGGTGCATTCGAGCGCCTGTGCGAACGCGCGGGCGAGCGTCGTCTTGCCGATGGCGTGCGCGCCGGTGAACAAGTACGCGTGCGCAAAGTGATCGGTGGCGACACTGTGCGCGAGTGCGCGCACTGCCCACGTGTGCCCCACGATGCCCCAATTCTCGACCGGTTCTCCCATCGAGTTTATTGTATCACGTTTGGCTTGCGCGCACAATTTTTGGCGATTCGCGTTATGGGCTTTGCCCAAGTCGCCTCGGTCTGTCATTTCGAGCGCAGCGAGAAATCTTTTTCTGGCGCGGATCGAGATTTCTCCTCGCAAAAACCGCTCGTCGAAATGACAAAGCCCTAATTCGCGCTTTGCCGAGTCTGGATGGATTCGCGCGGGCAACGCAAAGGTAAAGAAATCTCATCTCAATTCGTTGTTGTGTGCGCGGATTTATGTGCTAACGTAATTACCAGCCGCGTTTACCATTTGTTGATGGAACTTGGTCAAGCAACTCGTAGCTGAGCCGGTACGATTTGTGGAATAGAAAAGCGTACTGCTATCGCCAGTATCAAACCAGCCCTGCCGAATCCGCAAAATTCGGCAGGGCTGGTTATCTGTTGTTCTCACACAACGAGAACGGAATGGCGTCCCACGCAAGATGCTATACTGCCAACGGGCACAAACTGCGGTTTTATATCCACCCAATTTGTCATGCTGAGCGAAGCGAAGCATCGCGCGACTAGCGAATTGCGCTACCCTTCGCTTCGCTCAGGGTGACAACCAAAAAGCGCAATTAATGACCGTGCCCAGTATATCGAATTTGAAAACCAGGATTCACGAGCGCGCCCGCGCCCTCCGCCACGCAGCACGCGTAGATTGGCGGCGTGATGCCGGGCACGCTCGAAAAAACAAATCGCGTGCGCGATTGAAGCAAGATAGTTTCAACGAGACGGAGCACGCGATTCGTCACTCTAGCCAGGAAAAGAAACTCAATTTCCAGCAATTATTTGTTTGAGCGCGGCGATGTGCTGAGGAGTCGTGCCACAACAGCCGCCGATAATTTTCGCCGACGCGCGAATCCATTCACGCGCCCAGTTCGCAAATTGCAAAGGCGGCATCGCGATGGGCGGTTTGCCGGACTGGGTATCCGGTTCGCCAGTGTTCGGCTTGGCGATGAGCGGAATCTTGGCGTCGGCGCGACGCATCTCACGCAGAATCGCGGCGAGCGCCTCGGGTCCGCGTCCGCAATTCGCGCCGATGGCGTCCACGCCCAGTTCAACCAGAAATTGCGCGCCAATGTCGGGCGGCAGACCAAGCGCGGTGCGACCTTGCGTGTCGAACGACAGCGTGACGAAGATCGGCAGATCGGTTACGCGGCGCACGCCTTCGATGGCGGCGCGCGTTTCTTGCATGTCGCTCATCGTTTCAATGTGCAAAAGATCCGCGCCGCCTTCGACGAGCGCGCTGGCTTGATCGCCGTACTGGCGCACTGCTTCGGCGTAGGTCAGCGTCTGCATTTGCAGCGCGAGATTGCCGAGCGAACCGAGCGCGCCGGCGACGAGCGCGCTATCGCCCGCCGCTTGCCTTGCGATTTCTGCCGCGCGTTGATTCAGGTCGTACACCGACGTGGAAATTCCGGACGCGCGTAAGGCGAATTCTGTGCCGCCGGTCGTGCACGTCATGATGATTTGCGCGCCGGCGTTCACGTACGATTGCGCGACGGCGAAAATCTGCGCGCCATTTTCCATCACCCAGGATTCCGCCGCGCTGTTGGGCGCGAGTCCCATCGAGCGCAACACCGTTGTCGTCGCGCCGTCGTAGAGAATCGGTTTACGTTGGGCAAGCAAATCACGAACCATTGGTCGCATCGCCACCTCACTTTACGCGGTCAGCAACCACACTGCCGCCACTGCGCACACCACTCCCGCAATTCGCATCGGCGACATCTCTTCATGCAGAAACACGTACGCCAACGCGACTGTGACGACCGGATACAACGCCGAAATCGGAACGACCAGACTGACTGGCGCGTGCCGCAAAAGCAAAAACAATACTGCTGTGCCCGCCACGCCGAGCGCGCCGCTGACCAACGCCCACGCGATCCCGTTGATTTTCCACTCGACGGGCAACATATCTTTGAAGAACACAAAGTAGAGCGGAAACATTCCGAGCGACGCGACCTGGCTCCAGATCAACGCTTGCATCCCGACTTGTTGCGCTGCGAATTTCGCGGCAATCCCCCACACGCCCCAAAAAATCAGCAACGCCGCGCCGCCGAGCAAAACAGTTACACTCATCCTTTTTCCTTTTACGCGCAAATTGGAAACTTGCGTTACGGTTTGTGCAGATGGCATTTGCCGCAGCCGACTTGCAGCTGATCTACTTGCACGCGATACTCGCGACAGCCCGCTTCGACTTTAACTTGGCGCAACAAACCGAAAAACGATTTGGCGACGCGTCCACGAAAGACGAGGTTGGGGCACGCGTTCGCGCGCAAGAATTTTGGCGCGGGACACGTTTTGCACAGCGCAGGATTCCACGGCGCCGAGTCCGGATTCGCCGCGATCATGCGGCACTCTTGCGTATTCTTGCCGCGATAATAGTCCGCGTAATAATATTTGCACTCTTGACCGAACGGAGTTTTCATGATGATCGCATTTTATCACATCGCGCCCAGTTCGCCAACCAAGCAAGCCCAGCGGTAAAAACAAAACTGCGCGGTCGCTCGCGCTTACGGAT encodes:
- a CDS encoding EamA family transporter; the encoded protein is MSVTVLLGGAALLIFWGVWGIAAKFAAQQVGMQALIWSQVASLGMFPLYFVFFKDMLPVEWKINGIAWALVSGALGVAGTAVLFLLLRHAPVSLVVPISALYPVVTVALAYVFLHEEMSPMRIAGVVCAVAAVWLLTA
- a CDS encoding triose-phosphate isomerase, whose translation is MRTPIVAGNWKMNKTIAEARELVNAMRDELSRLAADGKVEIVLCPPFIAIPEVAALVKGTPIRTGAQNLHWKASGAYTGEIAPAMLNEVCDYVIIGHSERRQFFGETDESVNAKVQAALAHHLKPIVCVGENLAQNEAGQTQAVVGAQVRAAFKDIARDAAGGIVIAYEPIWAIGTGKAASGAGANAIIGLTIRGTLAELYDEATAQAVRVQYGGSVNAKNVAEFFAQPDIDGALVGGASLVAADFITICRAARP
- a CDS encoding YtxH domain-containing protein, whose protein sequence is MSNDSRGWEFLTGFLLGTVVGAAVALLLAPQSGEETRDQIRERSIELRSRATETSERARQRAEMLASEAQERSRIVLEEQRTRLQQAIDEGKEAAAKKRDELMARLEEEKAKRAPSAPA
- a CDS encoding stage 0 sporulation protein, with product MSTLQIAGVRVKRQPQIMYYDATGYQDLRINEFVIVDTDKCREAARVVATPGQIKNTPAGTSLRPILRRATPLDLSQWQQLRLHEDEALAQCKSQIEKHHLPMRLLSAEYNFDGSHITFYFTAEGRVDFRGLVKDLAALFTARVELWQIGPRDRARLIGGLAPCGQELCCEKFLPDYPKSSIKMAKDQDLPLGPNAAAGICGRPMCCLAFEQGAYQEAKGKVPRLGATIDCERGQGRVIARSVLKESVTVQFADGTNATLTAQEVRQVGRVEPSDGDDDE
- a CDS encoding homocysteine S-methyltransferase family protein, with translation MRPMVRDLLAQRKPILYDGATTTVLRSMGLAPNSAAESWVMENGAQIFAVAQSYVNAGAQIIMTCTTGGTEFALRASGISTSVYDLNQRAAEIARQAAGDSALVAGALGSLGNLALQMQTLTYAEAVRQYGDQASALVEGGADLLHIETMSDMQETRAAIEGVRRVTDLPIFVTLSFDTQGRTALGLPPDIGAQFLVELGVDAIGANCGRGPEALAAILREMRRADAKIPLIAKPNTGEPDTQSGKPPIAMPPLQFANWAREWIRASAKIIGGCCGTTPQHIAALKQIIAGN
- a CDS encoding DNA polymerase III subunit; its protein translation is MTDRGDLGKAHNANRQKLCAQAKRDTINSMGEPVENWGIVGHTWAVRALAHSVATDHFAHAYLFTGAHAIGKTTLARAFAQALECTGANRPCGQCPACIKIARDRHPDVQIIEGVPVGFKFDDKTPPPPPRANDIERRTLKIDQIRVLQHQIARAPFEGRWRVIILRRFEEANEEAGNAFLKTLEEPPKHTRIILTARDPHVLLPTIVSRCQTLALRPLARDEVENALVARWNIVRERAHLIARLSGGRMGWAVRASADSKLLDTRRTHLDTLDTILREGRAERFTRADKLSKSDDLLQMLDAWLGWWRDVLLIQNGDDTRVTNIDRDPSLRESATRIAPEQTQRALQAVRAATRQIHQNVNTRLALEVLMLSLPIN